The DNA sequence CGCCAAGCGGTCGAACGGGTCGCCGAAGTGCTGGCCGACCCGCAGGAAAACGGCCAATAGCAGGGCCCGGAACGGGGTCCCACCAGGCACCCCCGCATTGTGGCCGGTGCTCACGGGTGGGTACCGTCGCGTCACCCACCCAGATTTGAGAACTACCGGAGGAAAACGTGGCACTTCCCCAGCTGACAGAGGAACAGCGCGCTGCGGCGCTGGAGAAGGCCGCCGCCGCTCGCCGCATCCGTGCTGAGCTGAAGGAGCGGCTGAAGCGGGGCGGTACCACTCTGGTCGACGTGCTGAAGCAGGCCGAGGAGAACGAAGTCCTCGGCAAGATGAAGGTTTCGGCTCTGCTCGAGGCCCTTCCGGGCGTCGGCAAGGTCCGCGCGCAGCAGACCATGGAACGACTGGAGATCGCCCCCAGCCGTCGCCTCCGCGGCCTCGGCGACCGGCAGCGCAAGGCGCTGCTGGCCGAGTTCAGCGGCGAGTGAACGGCGCCGGTCGTGACTACCCGGTGAACCGGGGCGCCGACCGCGGCAGTGAGCCGGTGCCGGGGACCTCCCCGGCACCGGCTCACCGTCGTATCGGGGCCTTCGGGGGTCGGGAAGTCGAGCGTGGTGGGCGAGCTGCGGAAGCTGGAGCCCGACATCTACTTCAGCGTCTCGGTCACCACGCGCAAGCCCCGCCCCGGCGAAGTCGACGGGGCGCACTACCACTTCGTCGACCGCGCCGAGTTCGACGCGATGGTCGCCGACGGCAGGCTCCTGGAGTGGGCCGAGTTCGCCGGCAACTGCTACGGCACCCCCCGCGAGCCGGTCGAGAAGGCGCTCGCCGAGGGCCGCCCGGCCATCCTGGAGATCG is a window from the Amycolatopsis sp. cg9 genome containing:
- the mihF gene encoding integration host factor, actinobacterial type, which translates into the protein MALPQLTEEQRAAALEKAAAARRIRAELKERLKRGGTTLVDVLKQAEENEVLGKMKVSALLEALPGVGKVRAQQTMERLEIAPSRRLRGLGDRQRKALLAEFSGE